A genome region from Bombilactobacillus bombi includes the following:
- a CDS encoding F0F1 ATP synthase subunit gamma, translated as MAESLMDIKRRIASTKKTGQITNAMQMVSGAKLTQIEKKSNAYQLYEQKLQDTMGHLVASKIISQYKSTDDEQSQDVMSLDHLLKNRPIKKTGYIVVTSDRGLVGSYNSTIIKATMDLLEKNHQGDKSKFTIIAVGGTGADFFKKRGYNVAYEYRGVEDVPKFLTIQKLVKTCVEMFDAGVFDQLYICHNHHVNSLTSTFKVNELLPISRDIADDINFDNIEDNPNYIIDPSVEVVLQKLVPQYIESIVFGSIMDAKTAEHAASMSAMRTATDNADDLIASLSLKYNRARQEQITTEITEIIGGASALE; from the coding sequence ATGGCTGAGTCCTTAATGGATATTAAACGCCGCATTGCTTCAACTAAGAAGACAGGTCAAATCACTAATGCTATGCAGATGGTTTCTGGAGCCAAGTTAACACAAATTGAAAAGAAATCTAACGCCTATCAATTGTATGAACAAAAGCTGCAAGATACTATGGGTCATTTAGTTGCAAGTAAGATTATCAGTCAATACAAAAGCACAGATGACGAACAGTCGCAGGATGTAATGTCTTTAGACCACCTTTTGAAGAATCGACCAATTAAAAAAACCGGTTATATTGTTGTTACTTCTGATCGTGGTCTGGTTGGCAGTTATAATTCGACAATCATTAAAGCAACTATGGATTTGTTAGAAAAAAATCATCAGGGCGACAAGTCTAAATTTACGATAATTGCAGTGGGCGGCACTGGTGCTGATTTCTTCAAAAAGCGCGGTTACAATGTTGCTTATGAATATCGTGGCGTAGAAGATGTTCCGAAGTTTTTAACTATTCAAAAATTGGTCAAAACATGTGTAGAAATGTTTGATGCTGGGGTTTTTGATCAATTGTATATTTGTCATAATCATCATGTTAATTCGTTAACTTCAACTTTTAAGGTTAATGAGTTACTACCAATTTCTCGTGATATTGCTGATGATATTAATTTTGATAATATTGAAGATAACCCTAATTACATTATTGATCCATCTGTCGAAGTTGTATTGCAAAAGTTAGTGCCACAATATATTGAAAGTATTGTTTTCGGTTCAATAATGGATGCTAAAACTGCTGAACATGCTGCATCAATGTCTGCAATGAGAACGGCAACTGATAACGCTGATGATTTGATTGCCAGTTTGTCATTGAAATATAATCGTGCTCGTCAAGAACAAATTACTACTGAAATCACCGAAATTATCGGTGGTGCATCAGCGTTAGAATAA
- a CDS encoding DUF2969 family protein, whose amino-acid sequence MSKKERSFNVELQEISDINWSVIVSSKKRSQTVAHISKLDEHHYEVEQVSTSVAPKVVVNSLDEALNSALMQFNLHLH is encoded by the coding sequence ATGAGTAAAAAAGAACGAAGTTTTAATGTTGAACTACAAGAAATATCTGATATTAACTGGAGCGTTATCGTGTCTTCGAAGAAACGTTCTCAAACAGTGGCTCATATTTCCAAATTAGATGAACATCACTATGAAGTTGAGCAAGTATCGACAAGTGTGGCACCTAAAGTTGTTGTTAATAGTTTAGATGAGGCTTTAAACAGTGCTTTAATGCAATTTAATCTGCATTTACATTAG
- the atpH gene encoding ATP synthase F1 subunit delta, protein MPAMKLSSDEIGRRYGKALFEFAQEQNQKQAILEELQALTEIYRQVPDLGAVLTDARLSTIEKQKILTTLTNSASKIMQNFLKLAFEYRRLNAIPEITAAYEKLYDESTGTYDATITSAVKLNSQQVENLKKALTKRISAKTINITMKIDPSIIGGVIVQVGSQIIDGSIATRIRGINRVLLND, encoded by the coding sequence ATGCCAGCCATGAAACTAAGTAGTGATGAAATTGGTCGGCGATATGGCAAGGCCTTATTTGAATTTGCGCAAGAACAAAACCAAAAGCAAGCAATTCTTGAAGAATTGCAAGCTTTAACCGAAATATATCGTCAAGTTCCGGATTTGGGAGCTGTTCTAACTGATGCGCGTCTATCGACTATTGAGAAACAAAAAATTTTAACAACATTAACAAATTCAGCTAGTAAAATAATGCAGAATTTTTTAAAGTTGGCATTTGAATATCGGCGTCTCAATGCAATTCCTGAAATCACTGCCGCTTATGAAAAATTGTATGATGAATCTACTGGAACTTATGATGCTACTATTACTTCAGCCGTTAAGTTGAACTCACAACAAGTCGAAAATTTAAAAAAAGCATTAACAAAAAGAATTTCAGCAAAAACGATTAATATTACAATGAAAATTGATCCTTCAATTATTGGAGGCGTGATTGTTCAAGTTGGCAGTCAAATTATTGATGGTAGTATTGCTACAAGAATCAGAGGTATTAATCGCGTATTACTGAATGATTAG
- the atpD gene encoding F0F1 ATP synthase subunit beta, with the protein MSQGKVVQVIGPVVDVEFPLDGSLPDINNALTVKTSQGSTITLEVSLELGDGVMRTIAMSGTDGLQRGTVVTDTGKPISVPVGDVTLGRVFNVLGETIDGGDPIAEDVQRDGIHKDAPKYDDLNTTSEVLETGIKVIDLLEPYLRGGKVGLFGGAGVGKTVLIQELIHNIAQEHNGISVFTGVGERTREGNDLYFEMKASGVLAKTAMVFGQMNESPGVRMRVALTGVTMAEYFRDVEGQDVLLFIDNIFRFTQAGSEVSALLGRMPSAVGYQPTLATEMGQLQERITSTKKGSITSIQAVYVPADDYTDPAPATEFAHLDATTNLERSLTQQGIYPAVDPLASTSSALDPNIVGEEHYQVATEVQHVLQRYHELQDIISILGMDELSDEEKEIVARARRMQFFLSQNFHVAEQFTGQPGSYVSIKDTVKGFKDILAGKYDDVPEDAFRSVGTIEDVLEKAKKMGYQPADAQSSNDDNTKAAAAN; encoded by the coding sequence ATGAGTCAAGGAAAAGTAGTTCAAGTTATTGGCCCCGTTGTTGACGTCGAATTTCCACTTGATGGTTCTTTACCTGATATTAATAATGCTTTAACTGTTAAAACTAGCCAAGGTAGTACTATTACGCTTGAAGTTTCATTGGAATTAGGTGATGGCGTTATGCGGACAATTGCCATGTCTGGTACCGATGGTTTGCAACGTGGAACTGTTGTTACTGACACAGGTAAACCTATCAGTGTTCCTGTTGGTGACGTAACTTTAGGTCGTGTTTTTAATGTTTTAGGCGAAACTATTGATGGTGGCGATCCAATTGCCGAAGATGTCCAACGCGATGGTATTCATAAAGATGCACCTAAATATGATGACTTAAATACTACTTCTGAAGTCTTAGAAACAGGAATTAAAGTTATTGATTTGTTGGAACCGTATCTGCGTGGTGGAAAAGTTGGTCTCTTCGGTGGTGCTGGTGTTGGTAAAACAGTTTTAATTCAAGAATTAATTCATAACATTGCCCAAGAACACAATGGTATCTCTGTTTTTACTGGTGTTGGTGAACGTACACGTGAAGGTAATGACTTATATTTTGAAATGAAAGCTTCTGGTGTTTTAGCCAAAACAGCGATGGTTTTCGGTCAAATGAATGAATCACCTGGTGTGCGGATGCGAGTAGCTTTAACTGGTGTTACAATGGCAGAATATTTCCGTGATGTGGAAGGCCAAGATGTTTTGCTGTTTATTGACAACATTTTCCGCTTTACTCAAGCAGGTTCTGAAGTTTCTGCTTTATTAGGACGGATGCCTTCTGCCGTTGGTTATCAGCCAACTTTAGCTACAGAAATGGGACAATTGCAAGAACGAATTACTTCTACAAAGAAGGGATCTATTACTTCTATTCAGGCTGTCTATGTTCCGGCTGATGATTATACTGACCCGGCTCCAGCTACTGAATTTGCCCATTTGGATGCTACTACCAACTTAGAGCGGAGTTTGACTCAACAAGGTATTTATCCTGCTGTTGATCCGTTAGCTTCAACTTCTAGTGCATTGGATCCCAATATTGTTGGGGAAGAACACTATCAAGTTGCAACTGAAGTGCAACATGTTTTGCAGAGATATCATGAGTTGCAAGATATTATTTCTATTTTGGGTATGGATGAATTATCCGACGAAGAAAAAGAAATCGTTGCTCGTGCACGGCGGATGCAATTCTTCTTATCACAAAACTTCCATGTTGCTGAACAATTTACTGGTCAACCAGGTTCGTATGTGTCTATTAAAGATACTGTCAAAGGGTTTAAAGATATCCTAGCTGGTAAATATGACGATGTCCCTGAAGATGCTTTTAGAAGTGTGGGTACCATTGAGGATGTGTTAGAAAAAGCTAAAAAAATGGGATATCAACCAGCTGATGCTCAAAGTAGTAATGATGATAATACCAAGGCAGCTGCAGCTAATTAG
- the atpA gene encoding F0F1 ATP synthase subunit alpha yields the protein MSIKAEEISSLIKEQLKNYHDDLAVEEVGTVTYVGDGIARAHGLDNVMSNELLEFTNGSFGIAQNLETNDVGIIILGKYDDIREGDRVKRTKRIMEVPVGEALIGRVVSPLGQPVDGLGAIKTDKTRPIENVAPGVMERQSVSEPLQTGLKAIDSLVPIGRGQRELIIGDRKTGKTSIAIDTILNQKDQNMICIYVAIGQKESTIRAQVETLRKMGAMDYTIVVEAGPSEPAPLLYIAPYAGAAMGEEFMYNGKHVLIVYDDLSKQAAAYREISLLLRRPPGREAYPGDVFYLHSRLLERAAKLSDKLGGGSMTALPIIETQAGDISAYIPTNVISITDGQIFLQSDMFYAGNRPAVDAGTSVSRVGGDAQIKAMKKVVGTLRLDIASYNELESFAQFGSDLDDATQAKLNRGRITMEILKQPLHAPIPVEKQVVIFYALTHGFLDKLDAEKAQDFQQGLFDFFDSNHADLLKEIKETGNLPDEDKMTQAVKDFADGFDDSAKSTDQTEQ from the coding sequence ATGAGCATCAAAGCTGAAGAAATCAGTTCGTTGATTAAAGAGCAACTGAAAAATTATCATGACGATTTGGCAGTTGAAGAAGTAGGAACTGTGACTTACGTCGGTGATGGTATTGCCCGTGCTCATGGATTGGATAATGTAATGTCCAATGAGTTGTTGGAATTTACCAATGGCTCATTTGGTATTGCCCAAAACTTAGAGACTAATGATGTTGGTATTATTATTCTGGGTAAATACGATGATATTCGTGAAGGCGATCGTGTTAAAAGAACTAAACGAATTATGGAAGTACCTGTTGGGGAAGCCTTGATTGGTCGTGTTGTTAGCCCTTTAGGCCAACCTGTTGATGGTTTAGGAGCTATTAAGACAGATAAAACCCGCCCAATTGAAAATGTTGCTCCTGGTGTTATGGAACGGCAGTCAGTTTCAGAACCTTTACAAACAGGTTTAAAAGCTATTGATTCCTTAGTACCAATTGGTCGCGGTCAGCGTGAGTTAATTATCGGTGATCGTAAGACTGGTAAGACATCAATTGCGATTGACACAATATTAAATCAAAAAGATCAAAACATGATTTGTATTTATGTTGCAATTGGTCAAAAGGAATCAACAATTAGAGCCCAAGTAGAAACTCTTCGGAAAATGGGTGCAATGGATTATACAATTGTTGTTGAAGCTGGTCCTAGTGAACCCGCACCATTGTTGTACATTGCTCCTTATGCTGGTGCTGCTATGGGCGAGGAATTTATGTATAACGGTAAGCACGTTTTAATTGTTTATGATGATTTGAGTAAGCAAGCTGCTGCTTATCGGGAAATATCCTTGCTATTACGGCGGCCACCAGGGCGTGAAGCTTATCCTGGGGATGTTTTCTATTTGCATTCACGTTTATTGGAACGTGCAGCTAAATTGAGTGACAAGCTTGGTGGTGGTTCTATGACCGCATTACCAATCATTGAAACTCAAGCTGGTGATATTTCTGCCTATATTCCAACTAATGTAATTTCGATTACTGATGGACAGATTTTCTTACAAAGTGATATGTTTTATGCTGGTAATCGGCCAGCTGTTGATGCGGGTACCTCCGTTTCTCGTGTTGGTGGGGATGCCCAAATTAAAGCTATGAAAAAAGTCGTTGGTACTTTAAGATTGGATATTGCATCATATAATGAACTTGAGTCATTTGCTCAATTTGGTTCAGACTTGGATGACGCGACTCAAGCAAAATTGAATCGTGGTCGAATAACCATGGAAATCTTAAAACAACCACTGCACGCTCCAATTCCAGTGGAAAAGCAAGTTGTAATCTTTTACGCTTTAACACATGGATTCTTAGATAAATTGGATGCTGAAAAAGCTCAAGATTTTCAACAGGGACTTTTTGATTTCTTTGATAGTAATCATGCAGATTTGTTAAAAGAAATTAAAGAAACTGGTAATTTGCCTGATGAAGACAAAATGACCCAAGCAGTGAAAGATTTCGCCGATGGCTTTGATGATTCGGCAAAATCTACCGATCAAACAGAGCAATAG
- the rpsD gene encoding 30S ribosomal protein S4 yields the protein MSRYTGPTWKKSRRLGISLSGTGKELARRPYAPGQHGQNNRNKLSEYGSQLREKQKLRLMYGLNERQFRNTFLRAGKIRQGKHGENFMALLESRLDSVVYRLGLAVTRAQARQLVNHGHITVDGKRVDIPSYEVKPGQEISLRQRSKDLQAVKDALEASVGRPPFVEFDENTMTGKLIRKPQRDELEPEIDESLVVEFYNQIL from the coding sequence ATGTCTCGTTATACAGGACCAACATGGAAAAAATCACGGCGTTTAGGTATTTCATTATCCGGTACTGGTAAAGAATTAGCTCGTCGCCCTTATGCACCTGGCCAACATGGTCAAAATAACCGTAATAAGTTATCAGAATATGGTAGTCAATTACGGGAAAAGCAAAAATTACGTTTGATGTATGGTTTAAACGAACGTCAATTTAGAAATACTTTCTTGCGTGCTGGTAAGATTCGCCAAGGTAAACATGGTGAAAACTTTATGGCTTTGCTGGAATCACGTTTGGATAGTGTTGTTTATCGTTTAGGTTTAGCTGTCACTCGTGCACAAGCTCGTCAATTAGTTAACCATGGTCATATTACCGTCGATGGCAAACGGGTTGATATTCCTTCTTACGAAGTTAAACCTGGTCAGGAAATTTCTTTGCGTCAACGCTCCAAAGACTTGCAAGCTGTTAAAGATGCTTTAGAAGCAAGTGTTGGTCGACCACCATTTGTTGAATTTGATGAAAACACAATGACTGGTAAGTTGATTCGCAAACCTCAACGTGATGAACTTGAACCAGAAATTGATGAATCACTTGTTGTTGAATTCTACAACCAAATTCTTTAA
- a CDS encoding DNA-directed RNA polymerase subunit beta, which translates to MNKSHGNKLLKTIALIILAVLILFVLGAMIGAVIGGGNILTPLMPSTWSHILQFSR; encoded by the coding sequence ATGAATAAGTCACATGGCAATAAGCTTTTAAAAACCATTGCTTTAATTATCTTAGCAGTTTTAATTTTGTTTGTACTTGGTGCGATGATTGGAGCGGTAATTGGTGGTGGCAATATTTTAACGCCATTAATGCCTAGTACCTGGTCGCATATTTTACAGTTTTCAAGGTAA
- a CDS encoding universal stress protein produces MLQQYNNILVAIDGSYEAEIAFHKAIEVAKRNHATLHILHVIDTRAFQDVSSFDSSMVEQVTETAKKTIDEYQTTAKDQGVAQVVSKIEYGAPKTTIARNYPKDHKIDLIMIGATGLNAVERLLIGSVTEFVTRNAPCDVLVVRTDIDGKPMKASKK; encoded by the coding sequence ATGTTACAACAATATAACAACATTCTTGTAGCAATAGATGGTTCTTATGAGGCAGAAATTGCTTTTCATAAAGCTATTGAAGTTGCCAAAAGAAACCATGCTACTTTGCATATTTTACATGTAATTGATACACGGGCTTTTCAAGATGTTTCTAGTTTTGATTCCTCAATGGTAGAACAAGTAACTGAAACAGCAAAAAAAACCATTGATGAATATCAAACTACAGCTAAGGACCAAGGAGTCGCTCAAGTTGTTAGCAAAATCGAATATGGAGCACCTAAAACCACAATTGCACGTAACTATCCCAAAGATCATAAGATTGATTTAATTATGATTGGTGCTACTGGGCTAAATGCTGTGGAACGCTTATTAATTGGCTCAGTAACCGAATTTGTAACACGTAATGCTCCTTGTGACGTATTAGTTGTACGAACAGATATTGACGGAAAACCTATGAAAGCTTCTAAAAAATAG
- the yidD gene encoding membrane protein insertion efficiency factor YidD, which yields MFSQIIIKLVKIYQRYISPGLPASCRYYPTCSTYMIEAISKHGLLLGIIMGLARIIRCNPFNRGGFDPVPDKFTILKNPHPEQYEDEIISRKFHPKRRKEPHE from the coding sequence GTGTTTAGTCAAATAATTATTAAGTTAGTAAAGATTTATCAAAGATATATTTCACCTGGTCTGCCAGCTTCATGCCGCTATTATCCTACTTGTTCAACCTATATGATTGAAGCTATTAGTAAGCATGGATTATTGTTAGGAATAATTATGGGATTAGCAAGGATTATCCGTTGCAATCCCTTTAATCGTGGTGGTTTTGATCCTGTACCTGACAAATTCACAATATTGAAAAATCCTCATCCAGAACAATATGAAGATGAGATTATTTCTCGAAAATTTCATCCCAAAAGACGAAAGGAACCTCATGAGTAA
- a CDS encoding DUF1146 family protein, with translation MKQIGIQNLLIIFSHLFFIWIAFMAVQTLDWDKFLRPQLNSNLGKLLLIFVAITLGYSVSSFFISLVQAFQNLIFMF, from the coding sequence TTGAAACAAATTGGAATTCAAAATCTATTGATAATTTTTAGTCACCTTTTTTTTATTTGGATTGCTTTTATGGCTGTTCAAACATTAGATTGGGATAAATTTTTGCGACCACAATTAAATAGTAATTTAGGTAAACTATTATTAATATTTGTGGCCATTACTCTTGGTTATTCGGTTAGTTCTTTTTTTATTAGTTTAGTTCAGGCTTTCCAAAATTTGATATTTATGTTCTAA
- a CDS encoding rod shape-determining protein, whose translation MAKSIGIDLGTANILINVKGEGIVVNEPSVVAVNTQTDQVVAVGTEAYKMVGRTPGNIKAIRPLKDGVIADFNITEKMLKYFIEKTNVKTVFSRPRIMICCPTNITSIEQKSIIEAAEQTGSKDVYLELEPKVAAVGAGMDIFKPQGNMVIDIGGGTSDIAILSMGDIAASKSIRLAGDKMNVAIQNYVKLHRNIIIGERTAEDVKKQIGTVFEPNPDNTMTIRGRDVQTGLPVSVTISEVDVQHALNDIFYTIIDGAKTVLEQAQPELSADIIDHGVMLTGGGSLVTGVDKLFARELQVPVIIAESPLDTVALGTGILLDHIENHEQY comes from the coding sequence ATGGCAAAATCTATTGGAATTGATTTGGGAACAGCTAATATTTTGATTAATGTCAAAGGAGAGGGAATTGTTGTTAATGAGCCTTCTGTAGTTGCTGTTAATACTCAAACCGATCAAGTGGTAGCAGTAGGCACTGAAGCATACAAAATGGTCGGTAGAACACCGGGCAATATCAAAGCAATTCGGCCCTTAAAAGATGGTGTGATTGCGGATTTTAATATTACTGAAAAAATGCTAAAGTACTTTATTGAAAAAACCAACGTGAAAACTGTTTTTTCTCGGCCACGAATTATGATTTGTTGTCCAACTAACATCACTTCCATAGAGCAAAAGTCAATTATTGAAGCTGCTGAGCAAACTGGTAGTAAAGATGTTTATTTAGAATTAGAACCTAAGGTTGCTGCAGTAGGAGCCGGTATGGATATCTTCAAACCGCAAGGTAATATGGTCATTGATATTGGTGGTGGTACTAGTGATATTGCGATTTTGTCAATGGGCGATATTGCTGCTAGCAAATCAATTCGTTTAGCAGGCGATAAAATGAACGTTGCTATTCAAAATTACGTTAAATTACATCGTAATATTATAATTGGTGAGCGTACTGCAGAAGATGTTAAAAAACAGATTGGGACGGTATTTGAACCAAATCCAGACAACACAATGACTATTAGAGGACGTGATGTGCAAACTGGTTTGCCTGTGAGTGTGACTATTTCAGAAGTGGACGTGCAACATGCGTTAAATGATATTTTTTATACAATTATTGATGGCGCTAAAACTGTTTTAGAGCAAGCACAACCAGAATTATCTGCAGATATTATTGACCATGGTGTTATGTTGACTGGTGGGGGTTCATTAGTTACGGGAGTTGATAAACTATTTGCCCGTGAACTACAAGTACCTGTGATTATTGCCGAAAGTCCGCTAGATACTGTTGCCTTAGGAACTGGTATTTTGTTAGATCATATTGAGAATCATGAGCAATATTAA
- a CDS encoding FtsW/RodA/SpoVE family cell cycle protein: MNLKNKQDKNDDENSRIDYGIIFSVMVLALIGLMSIYVAANHDNGTVGSPVKMVVSQLAWYILGAVGVLIIMHFDAQQLWMIAPYAYGIGIFLLVAVLFLYSREYAAQTGAKSWFALGPFSFQPSELMKPAFILMLGRVVTEHNHTYHEHTLHSDQILIGKMILWSLPVIVLMLLQKDFGTMLVFLAIIAGTMLVSGIDWRIITGLVIFASILGFTAISLVATTSGRELLSHIGFHAYQFERIDSWLNPAHDTSNNSYQLWQNLKAVGSGKLTGKGFNHSNVYVPVRESDMIFSVIAENFGFIGSCLLIMMYFLLISQMVKVTFDTKNEFYAYVSTGIVVMILFHVFENIGMSIGLLPMTGIPLPFISQGGSALIANMIGVGVIMSMRYHYKSYMFSSDHFD; encoded by the coding sequence ATGAACTTAAAAAACAAACAAGATAAAAATGATGATGAAAATTCACGAATTGATTATGGAATAATTTTTTCAGTAATGGTTTTAGCGTTAATTGGTTTAATGTCAATTTATGTTGCGGCAAACCATGATAATGGAACTGTTGGCAGTCCAGTCAAAATGGTTGTTTCCCAGCTAGCATGGTACATTTTAGGAGCAGTTGGAGTTTTAATTATTATGCATTTTGATGCACAACAATTATGGATGATTGCGCCTTATGCATATGGGATTGGAATTTTTCTCTTGGTTGCAGTTTTATTTTTATATAGTCGCGAATACGCTGCACAAACAGGTGCTAAAAGTTGGTTTGCACTAGGACCATTTTCGTTTCAGCCTTCGGAATTAATGAAACCGGCCTTTATCTTGATGTTAGGTCGAGTTGTTACAGAACACAATCATACTTATCATGAACATACACTGCATAGTGATCAAATCCTAATTGGGAAAATGATTTTATGGTCACTGCCTGTTATTGTATTAATGTTACTCCAAAAAGATTTTGGTACTATGCTAGTATTTTTAGCGATAATTGCAGGAACAATGTTAGTTTCTGGTATCGATTGGCGAATTATTACCGGCTTAGTAATTTTTGCTTCCATTTTAGGTTTTACGGCAATTTCGTTGGTGGCGACAACTTCGGGACGTGAATTATTAAGTCACATTGGCTTTCATGCTTATCAATTTGAGCGCATTGACTCATGGCTCAATCCAGCGCATGACACGTCTAATAATAGTTATCAGCTCTGGCAAAATCTGAAAGCTGTTGGCTCGGGTAAGCTTACAGGTAAGGGCTTTAACCATTCTAATGTTTATGTTCCAGTACGTGAATCAGATATGATTTTTTCAGTTATTGCAGAAAACTTTGGCTTTATTGGTTCATGTTTATTAATTATGATGTATTTTTTGTTAATTTCACAAATGGTTAAAGTAACTTTTGATACCAAAAATGAATTTTATGCTTATGTATCAACTGGAATTGTAGTAATGATTTTATTCCATGTATTTGAAAATATCGGTATGAGTATTGGATTATTGCCAATGACGGGAATCCCTCTGCCATTCATTTCCCAAGGGGGTTCTGCTCTGATTGCCAATATGATTGGTGTAGGCGTCATTATGTCAATGAGATATCATTACAAGAGTTATATGTTCAGCAGTGATCATTTTGATTGA
- a CDS encoding F0F1 ATP synthase subunit epsilon — protein MDESGIFKVNIVTPDGQVYSHHSRRLIARATDGDLGILANHLPLIATLQIAEVRSLRADNDNREDEIAVNGGYLEFKDNVATIIADSAERARDIDLRRARYAKERAEKRIKKAEQTHDIDDRQRAQVALARAINRINVSQHR, from the coding sequence ATGGACGAAAGTGGTATTTTTAAGGTCAATATTGTTACTCCTGACGGCCAAGTTTATTCACATCATTCTCGGCGCTTAATTGCTCGGGCAACTGATGGCGATCTTGGTATTTTAGCTAATCATTTGCCGCTTATTGCGACTTTGCAAATTGCTGAAGTACGTTCATTACGAGCTGATAATGATAATCGTGAAGATGAAATTGCAGTGAATGGTGGCTATTTAGAATTTAAAGATAATGTTGCTACTATTATTGCTGATAGCGCTGAGCGTGCACGTGATATAGACTTACGTCGGGCCCGTTATGCTAAAGAACGAGCTGAAAAGCGTATTAAAAAAGCTGAACAAACTCATGACATTGATGATCGCCAACGAGCTCAAGTAGCTTTAGCACGTGCGATTAATCGAATTAATGTTTCTCAGCATCGCTAG
- a CDS encoding replication-associated recombination protein A yields MQHPLAYRMRPRNLEEVVGQQHLVGPGKIIKRMVQARLLSSMILYGPPGTGKTSIASAIAGSTKYAFRQLNAATDSKKELQIVAEEAKMSGTVVLLLDEIHRLDKIKQDFLLPLLESGEIILIGATTENPYITINPAIRSRTQIFEVYPLTPHDIQTALLRALKDKERGLGNYQVHLTSEALELFTTATAGDLRSSLNGLELAVKSTPSDENQTINIDLKTAEESIQKKTLSADKNGDGHYDVISAFQKSIRGSDTDAALHYLARLLEAGDLKSIIRRLLVTAYEDIGLANPSVCQRTVAACQVADSVGLPEARIPLADVIIELCLSPKSNSGINAIDAALNDIRSGKSGQIPNSLKDTHYKGAQKLQRGQNYHYPHNYPNDWIAQQYLPNQLQGTQYYQPKTNGKYEQALKKTYDRLYQLQNKERGHHDD; encoded by the coding sequence ATGCAACATCCCCTTGCTTATCGTATGCGTCCCCGTAATCTTGAAGAAGTCGTTGGCCAACAACATCTAGTCGGTCCAGGAAAAATTATTAAGCGGATGGTCCAAGCCCGCTTATTGTCATCAATGATTTTATATGGTCCTCCTGGGACAGGTAAAACCAGTATTGCTAGTGCTATCGCGGGCAGTACTAAGTACGCTTTTCGCCAACTCAATGCAGCAACTGATTCCAAAAAGGAACTGCAAATAGTAGCCGAAGAGGCTAAGATGAGTGGTACTGTGGTTTTATTACTCGACGAAATTCATCGGCTTGATAAAATCAAGCAAGACTTTTTACTGCCTCTATTAGAAAGTGGTGAAATCATTCTAATTGGCGCGACCACAGAAAATCCTTATATTACCATTAATCCTGCTATTAGAAGTCGGACACAGATATTTGAAGTCTACCCCCTTACTCCACACGATATCCAAACAGCCTTACTTCGGGCCTTAAAAGATAAAGAACGTGGCTTAGGTAACTATCAAGTGCACCTTACTAGTGAGGCCTTAGAATTATTCACTACAGCGACTGCTGGTGATCTGCGCAGTTCTTTGAATGGATTAGAATTAGCTGTCAAATCAACTCCCAGCGATGAAAATCAGACAATAAATATTGACTTAAAAACAGCTGAAGAATCTATCCAAAAAAAGACCCTTTCTGCTGATAAAAATGGTGATGGGCACTATGATGTGATTTCTGCGTTTCAAAAGTCTATTCGTGGTAGTGATACAGATGCAGCTTTACATTATTTAGCTCGTTTGCTGGAAGCTGGAGACTTAAAATCCATAATTAGACGCTTGTTAGTAACTGCCTATGAAGACATAGGCTTAGCTAATCCTTCAGTTTGTCAGCGTACTGTTGCTGCTTGTCAAGTAGCTGATAGTGTGGGATTACCAGAAGCTCGTATTCCGCTAGCAGATGTTATTATTGAACTTTGTTTGAGTCCTAAATCTAATTCTGGGATTAATGCAATTGATGCTGCTTTAAATGATATTCGTTCTGGTAAAAGTGGCCAAATTCCTAACAGTCTTAAAGACACTCATTATAAAGGTGCTCAAAAATTGCAGCGTGGCCAAAATTATCACTACCCACATAACTACCCTAATGATTGGATTGCTCAACAGTATTTACCTAACCAACTCCAAGGCACGCAATATTATCAACCTAAAACTAACGGTAAGTATGAACAAGCCTTGAAAAAAACTTATGATCGATTATATCAACTTCAAAATAAAGAACGAGGTCATCATGATGATTAA